A DNA window from Rhizobium jaguaris contains the following coding sequences:
- a CDS encoding SPW repeat protein: MAITLMEGKRPQDWATLVLAICLFISPWIFGFTAETIPSWNAWIVAVVLAALATAALSVFAEWEEWANLVVGLWLIASPWLLGFAADTSARWTNVVLGVLVAVVSLWAVWDVHHPHAHA; the protein is encoded by the coding sequence ATGGCAATCACTCTGATGGAAGGAAAAAGGCCCCAGGATTGGGCAACGCTGGTCCTGGCAATATGTTTGTTCATCTCCCCGTGGATCTTCGGCTTTACAGCTGAGACAATACCCAGCTGGAACGCGTGGATCGTTGCCGTCGTGCTGGCTGCGTTGGCCACTGCGGCGCTCTCGGTTTTTGCCGAATGGGAAGAATGGGCAAATCTAGTGGTCGGTCTATGGTTGATTGCGTCTCCATGGCTGCTTGGCTTTGCTGCTGATACAAGCGCGAGATGGACGAACGTCGTTCTCGGTGTGCTCGTTGCTGTCGTATCGCTGTGGGCAGTCTGGGACGTTCATCATCCCCACGCGCACGCTTAG
- a CDS encoding TetR/AcrR family transcriptional regulator, with product MERKLASRPSSKLKDDTPTGAKTLRADARRNRDKLVEVAAEAFASHGTAASLEDIARRAGVGVGTLYRHFPTREHLVEVVYRHEVEALCNAAEELSRERAPDQALEEWMHRFVGYIATKRGMSDSLRILFNSNSTLFADSYGKVPIALSGLIERAMADGSIRTDVDSTDVLQALSGTYSMPNSPEWHDRSRRLVRLLMDGLRWGASKTRVP from the coding sequence ATGGAGCGAAAATTGGCTTCCAGGCCATCGTCAAAGCTGAAGGACGACACGCCGACAGGCGCTAAAACCCTACGCGCGGATGCACGGCGCAATCGTGACAAGCTTGTCGAAGTCGCGGCCGAAGCCTTCGCCAGCCACGGAACCGCCGCCTCGCTCGAAGACATCGCGCGGCGCGCCGGCGTCGGGGTCGGTACGCTCTACCGTCATTTTCCGACTCGCGAACATCTGGTCGAAGTCGTCTATCGCCACGAGGTGGAAGCGCTCTGCAACGCAGCCGAGGAGCTTTCACGCGAGCGCGCGCCGGATCAAGCGTTGGAAGAATGGATGCACCGCTTCGTCGGCTACATCGCCACCAAGCGCGGCATGTCCGACAGCCTGCGCATCCTTTTCAACAGCAATTCCACACTCTTCGCCGACAGCTACGGCAAGGTGCCGATCGCGCTCAGCGGCCTGATCGAACGGGCAATGGCCGATGGCTCCATCCGCACCGACGTCGACAGCACCGATGTGCTGCAGGCGCTGTCCGGCACCTATTCCATGCCCAATTCACCGGAGTGGCATGACCGCTCCCGCCGCCTCGTCCGGCTGCTGATGGACGGCTTGCGCTGGGGCGCGTCGAAAACGCGGGTGCCATAG
- a CDS encoding DUF427 domain-containing protein encodes MSEKLVKIPGPDHPIAIENKQAHVTVSVAGKVIADTREALSLKEATYPAVIYVPRKDVDMSALQRTDHATYCPYKGDCSYYSIPAGGERSVNAIWTYENPYASVSQIKDYMAFYPDRVDAINVDAINIDA; translated from the coding sequence ATGTCCGAAAAGCTGGTCAAGATTCCCGGTCCCGATCATCCCATCGCGATCGAGAACAAGCAGGCCCATGTCACCGTTTCGGTCGCCGGCAAGGTCATCGCCGATACGCGTGAAGCGCTGTCCCTGAAGGAAGCCACCTATCCTGCCGTCATTTATGTGCCGCGCAAGGATGTCGACATGTCTGCGCTTCAGAGGACCGACCACGCCACCTATTGCCCCTATAAGGGTGATTGCTCCTATTACAGCATTCCAGCCGGCGGCGAGCGTTCGGTGAACGCGATCTGGACCTACGAAAATCCCTATGCCTCCGTCAGCCAGATCAAGGACTACATGGCCTTCTACCCCGACCGGGTCGACGCCATAAACGTCGACGCCATCAATATTGACGCTTAA